CTCCTTGGTGGAGGCTACCACCAGGTCTAGGGAGCTGTGACGCCTCTGCTCGAAGGTGGGGTTGATAAGGAACTCCCCATCCAGATAGCCGATGCGGGTGGCCCCTACGGGCCCATGGAAGGGGATGTCGGAGATGCTCAGGGCGGCAGAGGCCCCAATGATGGCCAGGATGTCGTGGTCGTTCTCCTGGTCAGCGGAGAGGGCGGTGACGATGATCTGCACATCGTTGCGGAACCCTTTGGGGAAGAGGGGGCGGAGGGGGCGATCGGTGAGGCGGGCGGTGAGGATGGCGGCGGTGCTGGGGCGCCCCTCGCGGCGGAACCAGCTGCCTGGGATCTTGCCGGCGGCATAGAGCCGCTCCTCGAAGTCCACCAGCAGGGGCAGGAAATCGACCCCCTCCCGTGGGGGCCCCATGCAGGCCGTCACCAGCACCACCGTGTCGCCGTAGCGCACGGTGACGGCCCCGTTGGCCTGCCCCGCCAGGTGCCCCGTCTCGATGATGAGGTCGCGGTCGCCTATGCGACGTCGGAAAGTCTTTACCGCGGTGAGCTCCATTCCTCCGCCACCCCCATTTATGGGCTGTCACTCCTGATGGGTTGTGTCTTCAGCTATAACGCCCGCCGGGCATCACTTGCGGAGCCCCAGCTGGGCCACGATCTTCCGATAGCGCTGGGGGTCCTCCCTCTCCAGGTAGCGCAGGAGGCGCCGCCGCCGTCCCACCATCATCATCAGGCCCCGGCGGGAATGGTGGTCTTTGCGGTGGACCTGCAGGTGCTGGGTGAGGCGGCGGATGCGCTCCGTCAGGAGGGCGATCTGGACCTCAGGGGAACCCGTGTCCCTTTCGTGGATGCGGTATGTCGATATGATCTCTTGACGCTCCCGCCTCCTGAGCATTCCTGGTCTATTCCTCCCGTCCTGCAAGTATACATCGGCGCCCATCCCTGGGACAACGGTGTTGGCGTATACTGATGCCTGGCATGCACTGGTCTTTGTGTGATCTATGCGCAAGGTGGCCATCGTCACCGATAGCTCCGCCTGCCTGCCGTCGGCGCTGACAGAGGAGTTAGGCATCCTGGTGGTGCCCCACCGGTTGCACCTTGGGGGCCAGACGCTGGAGGACGGGGCCATCTCCCCCTCTGAGTTCTATGCCTTGCTGGAGAGGGGCAGGGCTCCGGCCACCACCACCGCCCCGCCCCCGGGGGCCTTCCTAGAGGCATATCGGCGGGCCTCCCAGGAGGCCGAGTCGGTACTGTGTATCGTCTTCTCCTCCCGTTTCAGCGTCACCTTCCAGGTGGCGCGGGAGGGGGCGCGCCTGTTCCATCAGGAGCGGCCCCAGGTGGCGGTGGAAGTGATGGACTCCCGCAACCTGGCTCTGGCGCATGGGTTCGTGGTCCTGGCGGCGGCGCGGGCGGCGTATCGGGGGGAGGGGATGGAGGCCTGCCTACAGGAGGCGCAGCAGGTCGCACAGCGGGCGGGCCTCATCGGCATGGTGGACACCCTCCGCTACCTGGCGCGGGGAGGGAGGGTGCCGTGGGTGGTCCACTGGGCCACCGCCCTTCTGCAGATCAAGCCCATCATGGCCGCCGATGGCGACGAGGTGCGGCCTGTGGAGAGGGTGCGCACCCGCCGCCGTGCCCTGGAGAGGCTTTTGGTGGCCCTGCGCCAGCGCCTGGACCCCTCCTTACCCCTCCAGCTAGGGGTGATGCATGCCGCTGCCCCTGAGGTGGCTGAGGAGCTGGCCCAGCAGCTGCGCCAGGAGTGGCGGCCGCGGGAGCTCCTGGTGGTGGAGTTCACCCCCGTCATGGGGGTGCACGTAGGGCCGGGTTTTGTGGGCATCGCCTATGCTGTGGAGGCCCCTGCCCAGGCCCTGATGGCCGATGTGGCCCAGCTGGAGGCTGGGCTGGGCCCTCTACCCCCGCCCATGGATCCGCCGGCTCTTGTGGTCCTGTGTGGGCTTCCAGGCTCTGGCAAGTCTACCTTCGCCCGTCTCCTACGGGAGCGGGTGCCCCTAGCGGTGCTGGAGAGCGACCGGCTGCGCAAGCTCCTCTTTGGCCGCCCCACCTACTCGGCGCAGGAGAGTAGTCGCCTCTTCCAGGCCATCCACGCCTTGGCCGACCGTCTCCTGGCACGGGGCATCCCGGTGCTCATCGACGCCACCAACCTGCGGGAGGCCCACCGTCGCCCTCTATATGCCATGGCCGAGCGCCACGGTGCCCGCCTGGTGGTGGTGCAAGTGGAGGCCCCGCCACAGGTGGTACGTCAGCGTCTCCAGCGTCGGCAGCAGCTACGCCCCATAGACGATTGGTCGGACGCTGGCGTGGAGGTCTACGAGCGCATGCAG
The genomic region above belongs to Dehalococcoidia bacterium and contains:
- the rpsO gene encoding 30S ribosomal protein S15; its protein translation is MLRRRERQEIISTYRIHERDTGSPEVQIALLTERIRRLTQHLQVHRKDHHSRRGLMMMVGRRRRLLRYLEREDPQRYRKIVAQLGLRK
- a CDS encoding DegV family protein, which codes for MRKVAIVTDSSACLPSALTEELGILVVPHRLHLGGQTLEDGAISPSEFYALLERGRAPATTTAPPPGAFLEAYRRASQEAESVLCIVFSSRFSVTFQVAREGARLFHQERPQVAVEVMDSRNLALAHGFVVLAAARAAYRGEGMEACLQEAQQVAQRAGLIGMVDTLRYLARGGRVPWVVHWATALLQIKPIMAADGDEVRPVERVRTRRRALERLLVALRQRLDPSLPLQLGVMHAAAPEVAEELAQQLRQEWRPRELLVVEFTPVMGVHVGPGFVGIAYAVEAPAQALMADVAQLEAGLGPLPPPMDPPALVVLCGLPGSGKSTFARLLRERVPLAVLESDRLRKLLFGRPTYSAQESSRLFQAIHALADRLLARGIPVLIDATNLREAHRRPLYAMAERHGARLVVVQVEAPPQVVRQRLQRRQQLRPIDDWSDAGVEVYERMQAQVEPIGRPYIRVDTSRELGPALEEVVAALSSPQGRGE